The Dioscorea cayenensis subsp. rotundata cultivar TDr96_F1 unplaced genomic scaffold, TDr96_F1_v2_PseudoChromosome.rev07_lg8_w22 25.fasta BLBR01000055.1, whole genome shotgun sequence nucleotide sequence TATTCCAGAGGGAAATGCACCTAAGATCAAATATTTCGAACCGGCTTCCGTGGAAAATTCAGACTTTCTTTTTGATGCTGCGatcacataaaaacataaactttGAGGCTCAATAGCTAAATACATGGCAATTAAATCATGAGCCGAGATCATTAAGAGCATACTGCGAGTAGGAAGTGGAATTAATACAATGAATTCAAAAGCATCAAACCTCTCTTGTTCGGAAAAATCGAAACACATCGAAATGGTACCAGCCGTACTTAATAATAGAAGGATTTGGCAGAAATATGTAGAATTGTCCCTCCTAAAAAGATTCTTCCGGAATAAATGGGCAATAGTTAGGAGAGGTGCGCCAGCGGCGAGCAGAAGCAAGGTTATTAGATACCGAAGGAAAGCCCGGCCAGAACCACACGTGCAAGTTTCCTTGCATGTGGCTCGTCCGTGATAACTTCTTCGGATTTGCGTGAACTAGCGGACCGATCACTAAGTGGGATGCTCCCTTCAGCATGAGCGAACCTTTTCGGAACTGGTTAGGAATAGGCGCCACTATCCCAGCCCGGATCAAGCCAGGTTCTATTGATCATATCCCCTTCCCAACAGTTGTACCTTGTCTTGGGGCGTCTTTGGCTTTATTCGATCAAGCCCGCCGGAAAAATCAAAGTCTTTTTCTTCCCGTCCCGGGTCATAGTGAGGCGGAGGTGCGTCCACAGAAGAGGAAATCGCAATGCATCTTGCTCAGCAGGTCTAGCTTGGAGTGGGAGTGTTGCGGGGGTAAGGTAAGAAAAGTGGCCTAAGATAAGAGAGGAAGCCAAACCAACCAGGGCCATTGTATTGAGCGCAGCTAAGCTAATATGCGCCGAAGAAGGCTTACGGGGGTCAGCTCTCTTCGGTCCGGAGCATTGATTCCCCATAACGACGAATAGGCTAACTCTATCTCTCAATCCTGTGCTCGAGAAGGTCCCCCAGTTCCTCGGCTGCACCTTGAGGTGCATTTAGTTGTCTAACTTTATACTCGGGATATT carries:
- the LOC120253345 gene encoding NADH-ubiquinone oxidoreductase chain 2-like, translating into MKAEFKSLFPPTCSIFFLVVSPEIFIINATFILLIHGVVFSTSKKDDYPPLVSNVGWLGLLSVLITLLLLAAGAPLLTIAHLFRKNLFRRDNSTYFCQILLLLSTAGTISMCFDFSEQERFDAFEFIVLIPLPTRSMLLMISAHDLIAMYLAIEPQSLCFYVIAASKRKSEFSTEAGSKYLILGAFPSGIFLFGCDRTTTDQIFKTSF